A window from Cryptomeria japonica chromosome 1, Sugi_1.0, whole genome shotgun sequence encodes these proteins:
- the LOC131039753 gene encoding uncharacterized protein LOC131039753: protein MSGLLKKRCREDEAPLDSPKRFRAETEKLIFKLLEDDEKCTASEEAVSGIMRSLEEEIGITSCSTSYDSSAGLKRDESVSSDMTSCCGDTGEINLDFLLEASDDELGIPLQNSEEDCNLSSTSSKEEILNPCFDFAENQEFKGFVDNWLFEDDFVDYRQFTVFDDAAAFDLQR from the coding sequence atgtctgGCCTGCTGAAGAAACGGTGCCGCGAGGATGAGGCTCCGCTTGATTCTCCGAAACGTTTTCGCGCTGAGACGGAGAAATTGATCTTTAAGTTACTGGAAGACGATGAAAAATGCACTGCCAGTGAGGAAGCTGTTAGCGGGATTATGAGAAGTCTGGAGGAGGAAATCGGCATAACTTCTTGCTCCACTTCTTATGATAGCTCGGCTGGATTAAAGAGAGATGAATCTGTGTCTTCTGATATGACCAGCTGCTGTGGAGACACTGGCGAAATTAATCTGGATTTCCTGTTAGAGGCTTCCGATGATGAGCTTGGCATTCCTCTACAGAATTCAGAGGAGGATTGTAATTTATCCTCTACTTCTtcaaaagaggagattttaaatcCTTGTTTCGACTTTGCCGAAAACCAGGAATTTAAAGGCTTTGTCGATAACTGGCTTTTTGAGGACGATTTTGTAGATTACAGGCAGTTTACAGTGTTCGATGACGCTGCTGCCTTCGATCTTCAAAGATAA